One Lepus europaeus isolate LE1 chromosome 7, mLepTim1.pri, whole genome shotgun sequence DNA segment encodes these proteins:
- the PTH gene encoding parathyroid hormone, translated as MMSAQDMAKVMIVMFAICFLAKLDGKPVQKRAVSEIQFMHSLGKHLTAMERVEWLRKKMQEVHNFIGLRIPLALREGSFQKPRKKEDNVPVESHHKSLGEADKADVDVLVKAKSQ; from the exons ATGATGTCTGCTCAAGACATGGCTAAAGTAATGATTGTCATGTTTGCAATTTGTTTTCTTGCCAAATTGGATGGGAAACCTGTTCA gaAGAGAGCTGTGAGTGAAATACAGTTCATGCACAGCCTGGGCAAACATCTCACAGCGATGGAGAGGGTAGAATGGCTGCGGAAGAAGATGCAGGAGGTGCACAATTTTATTGGCCTCAGAATTCCTCTAGCTCTCAGAGAAGGGAGTTTCCAGAAGCCtcgaaaaaaggaagacaatgtCCCAGTTGAGAGTCATCACAAAAGTCTTGGCGAAGCAGACAAAGCTGACGTGGATGTGTTAGTGAAAGCTAAATCCCAGTGA